TGCCGCCTGGTGCCTGTGGCAGCCGAGACTGATTGTCAACGAACTTCTGCCATTCCGTCATAACCCCGGTCGCTCCGTTTCGTCCGCCGTAGTACAGGCGGCCCTTGGTGATCCAGCTTTCGTTGTCGCTGGCCGGGACCGCCCCCGCGAACTTCCGCGTCGAGAACTTCGCGTTGGCCATCTGCAGCGGCAGCGAGCAGTCTGTTCCACCGCCTCCGTACTTCGCCAGCCGTTCCGAGAGACTCAGGATAGAGTCGGACGGATCGACCTTCACATCAAACGCACGGGTGTCGAACGGGATCACGACGCTGTCCGGGTTGCGACGCAGAATCGCTGCCGCCACAAGGGCGGCAACGTCCCCACCGCATCTTCGACGTCGCTCCACGACCACAGTTTCCCGTGACCGCGGACTGCATCGAACCTGAAACGTCAAGACCAATCACGATCGGTCCCGGCAACTCCGGCACGTTTCCACAGGCAATCTCGGCCGCCTTGTGCAGGCTCGCC
This region of Planctomycetaceae bacterium genomic DNA includes:
- a CDS encoding TROVE domain-containing protein, with protein sequence MNLNTLQRHGVFQDVEMVRYVADRLADENEIRRSRQFPYQYFAAYLNVSDEIPNTIKASLHKAAEIACGNVPELPGPIVIGLDVSGSMQSAVTGNCGRGATSKMRWGRCRPCGGSDSASQPGQRRDPVRHPCV